The Streptomyces sp. NBC_00569 genomic sequence GGCATCGCGAACTGGAGGTGTTCGGCGGGCACCGGCGGGGGCATCTGCGTGGACATGGAGCGGAAGTTACCTCCGAGGAGCGCAGGAGGACAGAGGCGGGCGGTGAAGAGAGTGCGCCGAACTGCCGCTCATACCGGACAGCGGGTGTCGGGTATCCGCGACAGACTCGACGTATGACGTCGAACTGGGCCACCTTCACCGCCGCCGAACCGGAACTCGCCAAGACGGTCGAGGAACGCTTCGGTCAGTTCCAGCACCACACCCTGGCGACCCTGCGCAGGGACGGTTCGCCGCGCACGAGCGGACTGGAGGTGCGGTTCCTGCACGGCGAGTTCTGGCTCGGCATGATGCCGCGCTCGCTCAAGGCCCGCGACCTGCTCCGGGACCCGCGCTTCGCCATCCAGGCCAACCCTGGCGACGGCATCGGCATGGGCGGCGGGGACGTACGGATCTCGGGCCGCGCGCTGCTCGTCGAGGACCCCGAGGTCATCGCCTCGTACACGGATTCGGTCCAGGTGCCCGACCCGGACGACTTCCACCTCTTCCGCACCGAGCTGACCGAGGTCACCCGCACCTTCATCGAGGACGACACCTACCTGGTCGTACAGGTGTGGAAGCCGGGCGGGCCGGTACGCACCGCCAGGCGTACCTGAGCCCCGCGGCACGCAAGCGGCACACGCTCAGGACACCCGCGAAGGGCACACGCGAAGGCGCCGCCCCCTGCATGCAGCAGTGGGCGGCGCCTTCACACACGGTGTCGGGGAGCGACTACTCCCACTCGATGGTGCCCGGCGGCTTGCTGGTCACGTCGAGCACGACGCGGTTGACGTCCGCGACCTCGTTCGTGATGCGCGTCGAGATCTTCGCCAGGACGTCGTACGGCATACGCGTCCAGTCCGCCGTCATCGCGTCCTCGGAGGAGACGGGGCGCAGGACGATCGGGTGGCCGTAGGTGCGGCCGTCGCCCTGGACACCGACGCTGCGGACGTCCGCGAGCAGGACGACCGGGCACTGCCAGATGTCACGGTCGAGACCGGCCGCCGTCAGCTCCTCGCGGGCGATGGCGTCGGCCTCGCGCAGCAGGTCGAGCCGGTCCTTGGTGACCTCGCCGACGATGCGGATACCGAGGCCGGGGCCCGGGAACGGCTGGCGCTGGACGATGTCGTCCGGCAGGCCGAGCTCGGCGCCGACCATGCGCACCTCGTCCTTGAACAGCTGGCGCAGCGGCTCGACGAGCGCGAACTCCAGGTCCTCGGGGAGGCCGCCCACGTTGTGGTGAGACTTGATGTTCGCCGTGCCGGTACCGCCGCCGGACTCGACGACGTCCGGGTAGAGCGTGCCCTGGACGAGGAACGCGACGTCCTCGCCGTCGGCCGCACCCTCGGCGACGATCTCCGCCTGCGCCTGCTCGAAGACACGGATGAACTCGCGGCCGATGATCTTCCGCTTGGTCTCCGGGTCGGAGACGCCGGCCAGCGCGTCGAGGAAGCGCTGGCTCGCGTCGACGACCTTCAGGTTCGCGCCGGTCGAGGCGACGAACTCCTTCTCGACCTGCTCGGTCTCGCCCTTGCGCATCAGGCCGTGGTCGACGTAGACGCAGGTCAGCTGGGAGCCGATGGCCTTCTGCACGAGGGCCGCGGCCACCGCGGAGTCGACGCCGCCGGACAGGCCGCAGATCGCGCGCTTCGTGCCGACCTGCTCGCGGATCGCGGCGACCTGCTCCTCGATCACGTTGCCCGTGGTCCAGGTCGGCTCGATGCCGGCGCCCCGGTAGAGGAAGTGCTCGAGGACCTGCTGGCCGTACGTGGAGTGCATGACCTCGGGGTGGTACTGCACGCCGTACAGCTTCTTGGCGTCGTTCTCGAAGGCCGCGACCGGCACGACGTCCGTGGACGCGGTGACGGTGAAGCCCTCGGGCGCGGCCGAGCAGGCGTCGCCGTGCGACATCCACACGGGCTGCTCGGCCGGGGTGCCCTCGAAGAGGGTGGAGCCGGGGCGGGAGACGGTCAGCGGCGTGCGGCCGTACTCGCGGGCGCCGTTGTCGTCGACGGTGCCGCCGAGGGTCGTGGCCATCAGCTGGAAGCCGTAGCACATGCCGAAGACGGGGACGCCGGCCTCGAAGATGGCGCGGTCCAGGCGCGGGGCGCCCTCCGCGTACACGGACGAGGGGCCGCCGGAGAGGATGATCGCCTTCGGGTTCTTGGCGAGCATCTCCTCGACCGGCATGGTGCTCGGCACGATCTCGCTGTAGACGCGGGCCTCGCGGACGCGGCGGGCGATGAGCTGGGCGTACTGCGCACCAAAGTCGACGACCAGAACGGTGTCAGGGGCGGCAGCGGGGGACGCTGATGGCACGGCGGCGGCCTTCCGGCGGTGGAACATGAGCAGGGGTCTGTATTTGTCGATTCTAACGGGCCCGGGAGGAGACTCTTCGTCTCATCCCACGGACGCGGTGGCCGGGGCCACTCGGGCCGGGGCATACTGGTCTTGTGACCAAGCACCGCATCGACTTCCTCTTTACCTATGGCAACCGGCCCGCCGGCTGCCATGGTCGAGCTGCTTGATCACCTGACAAGCGACTTACCGGGCGCCCCGGGCCGACAAGGCCCGGGGCGCTCTGTCGTTTCCGGTCCTTGCCGCTCCGGGACACCCGTCCCCCATACGACGAGGAGACCCAGGATGACTGCCACCACCACTGCCATGAGCACCACTGCCATGAGCACCACCGCCACGGACGCCGCCGCCGCCAAGGACACCGCCGAGAAGACCGGTGCCCGCACCTCCGAGGCGGCCGACGTGATCACCGGTGCCCGCGACCGCATCGACGCACTCGACGACCGGATCATCGGCCTGATCCAGGAACGGATGGCCGTCTCGGCCGTCATCCAGGAGGCACGGATCACCTCGGGCGGGCGCCGCGTGAACCTCGCCCGCGAGCTGGAGGTCCTCGGCCACTACAGGGACGCCCTCGGCAAGCCCGGCACCGCCCTCGCGATGACGCTCCTGGAGCTGTGCCGCGGCCGGGTCTGAGGCCTACGCGACGCACCCACGTTCGGATCCGCTCTCACCCGTACGGCGCGTGACCGGTGCGCGGCACCCTTCGTTGGTCCCGATGTCCGTGCCAGCCAGGGGCGGGCCCGCTCAATCCACGCGTGGCTCCGCTGGAGCGATGAGACGTACGGATCCATGCCGTACGTCGTGGGACCTCGCTCCAGTGTTTGTGACCGGACGGCAGGGGACAGCAGCCCGGTCACCCAAGAGAACGGCCGGTCCCGGGGACGCCCGGGGCCGGTCGGCCTCCCAGCAGAACCCTTCGCCCCTGTGGTCGAAACGGTCGGTCGAAACGGTTGCGCGCACGACAGACCCGCCAGCACGATGCGCAGGAACCCCCACACCCCACAAAGCCCCACGTCCCGGGCTGCACAAGTGAATTGCCGCAGGTCCGCCCCATCCGCGCGCCACCGCGCGCCGGGGTGGCGACCCCTGGCAGACCCGCACCAGCGGCGCAACCCCCCGGCGCCGCTCCCGGCACCGACGCCGCCCTGACGTCGGTGCTGAAGGCCAAGGGCCCCGCGGACGCGTCCGCGGGGCCCTTCGCTGTGCCCGCAAGCCGATCCGGACCGCACGGATCAGGCGGTCTTCTCCAGCTTCGCGAGCTGCGAGTCGACGATCACCTGCGGCACGTCGGTCTTGCTCGAGTCCAGCATGTTCATGGTGTAGAACGCCACGACGGTCGAGCCGCTGCGCACCACAGTGAAGGTCATCGGGACCTTGTCGCCGTCGATGACGCCCTTCACGTCGTACGAGACCGCCTCGTCACCCGCGTCGGGCGCGGGCCGCTCCTTGACGCCGCTGTACTTGTAGTCGACGTGCTCGTACGCGGTGCAGTTCTTGGAGGCCGTGCGCAGGCCCTTCATGACCTCGGCGGCGTCGGAGCCGTCGTGCGCGAGCAGCGCGAGCGAGGTCACCTTGGGGTCGAGCTCGTCCGTCGCCATGAGCGTGCGCACGACCCGGTCCTTCGCCGTCGGCCGGGTCGAGAACATGAACATGTCGGCGAGCGGCTGGCACGCGGCCGGCTTCGCGGGGACGCTCTCGGTCGGCGGCAGGTCGCTCTTGCCCACCTTCTCGACCTTGTAGCCCTTGACGTCGCCCGTGGCGACGACGGCCTTCTCCAGCTCGGCCGCGGTGAGCGCCTTCGCGCCCTCCTCGGCGGGCTTCTTCGCCGGCGCCGAGGCCTTCTCCGAAGCGGCCGGCTTCTTGGCGTCGTCGGTGGTCTCGGAAGACCCCCCGCACGCCGTCGTCACACCCAGCGCCGCGACCACGGCGGCGGCCGCCACGGCACGCCTCACACCTGAGTTCACAATCCCACCTTCGTCCTCTGCGGCACGGCGCCACGCGTCGGCCCCTGCCGAGGCGCCATCCAAGCCCGCCACCGGTCCCCTTTACCAGCGCTTTGCGTAACGATCAGAGATCGCCAAAAAGGTTGCACAGGGCACCGAGTGAGTCAGCTCACATAAGAATCGTGTTAGTGCGAGGGCAACCATTTCCCGGGGTCGCCGGTCACATGTGCGGAACCAACGGCCACACCCGCGACCCCACAACGCGGAGGCCTCTCAGCTCGTACTGCGCCACAGCAGTACGCCGGACTTTCCGAGGTCTTCATGAAGCTTCGCCGTGCCCTCGCCGCCGCGGCCGCGACGGCTGCAATAGCCCCGATCGCGCTGCTGTCGGCGCCGGCCGCGTTTGCCGACGGGGAGGCACCCGCCGCCCCCGCAGCGGTTTCCGACGAGACGACCCCTCCGGCTGCCACCACCACGCCGGCCACCGACGCCACGACACCGTCGGAGAACACCAGCTCCACCCCCGCGGAGAACACCAGCACCACTCCCTCCACGGGAAGCAGCACCACCCCCGCCGCCTCTGAGTCCAGCAAGCCGTCCGACTCCACGTCGCCGTCGCCGTCCGTGTCCGCGACGCCGTCGGACGAGCCGACCGAGCCGACCGGCATCTGCGAGGAGGACAACGAGGGCTACCAGTCCAAGCTGTCCGTCTCCATCAGCGGCCTGCCCGGCAAGATCGCGGCGGGCAGCGGCTGGCACGGCTTCACTCTCAACGTGAAGAACCCGACGAAGTCCGACCTCGACGAGGCCCTCTTCTACGCGGGTGTCGGCCCGAACGACGAGAACGCCGAGAACCCGTACAAGGCGAGCCAGGTCCGCCTCCAGGCGAAGGTCGACGGCACCTGGGTCGACATCGACGACGGTGACGGCTACTCGTTCGGCTTCCTCGACCTGTCGGGCATCAAGGCCGGCAAGTCCGTCAACTACCAGCTCCGCCTGAACGTGAAGGCCGGCGCCCCCATCGGTGAGGGCCTGACCATCGGCGGCGGCTTCTACAACGACGACGAGCTGGACTGCCTCAGCGACAGCTCCGCCAGCTACCTGATCGAGATCGTGAAGCCGGGCACGGACACCGACGGAACCAAGCCGCAGGAAGGCGGCAAGGTCCCGATGCCGTCCGAGAAGCCGAACGACAACAACACCCAGGAGGTGACCGGCAGCCTCGCCGAGACCGGTTCCTCCTCCATGGTCCCGACCATCGGCCTCATCGGCGGCGTCGCCGTCGTCGCCGGTGCCGGTGCCGTGTTCACCGTGCGCCGCCGCAAGGCCGGCGCCACCGCGTAACACCCCCTGGGGGGCGTACTACGCACACGAGAAGGACCTGCGCTCGGAGGGGGGCGCAGGTCCTTACGTGTGTCCGGGGTCAGATGCCCGGCGTCACTTCGCGGTCTTCTTGGGAGGAACCGCCGGCATCCCGAGGAACGGCAGCTTCAGCGCGCCGAACGCGCCCTCCGGGACCGCCGGGTTCTTCGGCGCGACCGCGGACAGCCGCACGTACGCCACGCCCTGCGCCGGACGCGGGTCCTCCTCGCCCTTGTTGGGCCAGTAGGACATCGCGCGCTCGGCCTGCGCCGTGATGGTCAGGGACGGGTTCACGCCCAGGTTCGCCGTGACCGCGGCGCCGTCGACGACCGAGATGCCCGGATGCCCGTAGACGCGGTGGTACGGGTCGATGACGCCCGTCTCCGGGGAGTCGCCGATCGGGCAGCCGCCCAGGAAGTGCGCGGTCAGCGGGGTGCCCATCAGCTCGCCTATGTTCGAGCCCGCGAAGCCGTTGATCTCGGCGGCGATCGTGGACGCGGCGTCCACGGCGGCCTTGATCTGCTTGGGGTTGGGCGCGCCATGGCCCTGCTCGGCCGTGAGCAGGCCCTTGCCGACGCCGTCCGGCTTCAGATGCGTCGTCAGCGAGTTGTCGAGGGACTGCATGACGAGGCCGATGATGGTCCGCTCGGACCAGCGGTGGTTGGAGAGCGAACGCGCCAGCAGCGTCGGGTGCTTGGCCACGTTGGCGAGCCACCCGGCCACCCGGGACGAGCCCTGCGCGTACGGGACCTGGAGGATCGTCATGCCGCCCATCGCGTTCGAGCCCTTGCCGTAGCGGACCGGCTCGATGTGCGTGTTCTCGTCCGGGTGGATCGAGGACGTGATCGCGACACCCTGAGTGAAGTCGACCTTGGGCTTGCCGTGGCGCTTCTTGTAGCGGCGGTTGTTGGTCTGGGCGCCGACGAGCGCCTCGGAGTTCGTACGCGTCAGCTCACCCAACCTGGCGGACAGGTACGGGAGTTGGCCGCCGGCCTTCATCCGGTGCAGCAGGGTCTGCGTGCCGTACGTGCCGGCCGCGACGATGACGCGCCGGGCCTTGAACGTGCGGCCCGCGCCCTTCTTCCTGTCGTCCGTCGGGAGCGTCGCGACCGCGTAGCCGCCCTGCGAGTCGTCGGTGACGGAGACGGCCGTCGTCATCGGGTGCACGACCGCGCCCGCCTTCTCGGCGAGGTACAGGTAGTTCTCGTTGAGGGTGTTCTTCGCGCCGTGGCGGCAGCCCGTCATGCACTCGCCGCACTCGGTGCACGCCTTGCGGGCCGGTCCCGCGCCCCCGAAGTACGGGTCGTCGACCTGCGTTCCGGGCGCGGCCTTCGCCGAGCCGTCGGCGTCCTTGCCGTCGCCGAAGAAGACACCCACCGGCGCCATGTGGAACGTGTCGCCGATGCCCATGTCCTGGGCCGCCGCCTTGAGGTGGACGTCGGCGGGGGTCATGGTCGGGTTGAGCCGCACGCCCAGCATGCGCTGCGCCTGGTCGTAGTACGGCTTCAGCTCGGCCTGCCAGTCGGTGATGTCCTTCCACTGCGGGTCCTCGAAGAAGGGCTTCGGGGGCACGTACAGGGTGTTGGCGTAGTTCAGCGAGCCGCCGCCGACGCCCGCCCCGGCGAGGACCATCACGTTGCCGAGAAGATGGATGCGCTGGATGCCGTACATGCCGAACTTGGGCGCCCACAGGTAGTTCTTGAGGTCCCAGGAGTTCTTGGGCAGCGTGCCGGGCGTGAAGCGGCGGCCCGCTTCGAGCACGCCGACGCGGTAGCCCTTCTCGGTCAGGCGCAGGGCGGACACGGAGCCGCCGAAGCCGGAGCCGACGACGAGGACGTCGTAGTCGTACGCGGCGTCGTCGGCGCTCCCGGCTTCACTCCGGGCAGAGTTCTCCTGTGACACTGGCTCTCCTCGTTGAGAACGGGTGGTGCTCTAACGAAGACGGAAGGTCTTCATCGCCTTCAGGCTGCGGCTCATGAACGCGGCGTACTTCTCGTCGGTCATCCCGAACGACGGCGCCATCGGCATGATCCGCTGGTGCGCGACGGTCTGCGCCTCGGTGTACTTGAGGATGCCCTCGGAGCCGTGGCGGCGGCCGAGGCCCGAGTCCTTCATGCCGCCCATCGGCGACTGGACACTGCCGTACGCGGGCGCGTAGCCCTCGTTGATGTTCACCGTGCCGGTGCGCAGCCGGGAGGCGACGGCGTGGCCGCGCTTCGCGTCCTTCGTCCAGACCGAGGAATTCAGGCCGTACGGCGTGCCGTTGGCGAGGCCGATGACCTCGTCCTCGTCCGTGAAGCGGTAGATGGAGACGACCGGGCCGAAGGTCTCCTCGTTGCACACCGCCATCGGCGCCTCGACGCCGTCGAGGATGGTCGGCTCGAAGAAGTACGGGCCGATGTCGGGGCGCGCGACGCCACCGGCCACGAGCTTCGCGCCCTTGGCGACGGCCTCGTCGACGTGCCGCGTCACCGTCTCCAACTGCCGCTCGCCGACCAGGGATCCCATGTCGGCGCCGTACGCGAGGGACTTGCCCAGGCGCATCGCCCTGGTGCGCGTGGCGAACCGCTCGACGAACGCGTCGGCGATCGACTCGTGGACGTACAGCCGTTCGATGGAGATGCAGAGCTGGCCCGCGGAGGAGAAGCAGGCACGGACCGCGCCGGCCGCCGCCTTGTCGATGTCGGCGTCCTCGAGAACCAGCATCGCGTTCTTGCCGCCGAGTTCGAGCGAGACGCCGACGAGGCGCGCGGCGGCACCCTGGGCGACCTCGCGGCCCGTACGGGTGGAGCCGGTGAACGAGACGTAGTCGGCGTGCTTGACCAACTCGGGCCCCACGACCGGGCCTTCACCGAGAACGACCTGGAAGACCTCGGCGGGCAGCCCCGCCTCGATGAGCAGGTCGCGCGCCCACAGCGCCGTCAGGCAGGTCTCCGTGTCGGGCTTCATGACGACGGCGTTGCCGGACACGAACGCGGGGAGCGCGTCGCCGACCGACAGCTCGAACGGGTAGTTCCAGGGCGCGATCTGGCCCACGACACCGCGCGGCTGGCGCAGCTCGGTGACCTTGGTGAGGGTCGGGACGGCGCCCGTGTGCCGCTTCGGCTTCAGATAGGCGGGGGCCTTGCGGCCGTAGTGGCGGGCCGCGACGGCGACGGCCTGGACCTCTTCGTGCGCGTGCAGGCGCGCCTTGCCGGTCTCCAGCTGGATCAGGTCGAGGACCTCGGCCTGGCGGGCGAGCACCAGGTCGTGGAAGCGGAGCAGCACGGCGGCGCGCTGCCGCGCGGGCACCTTCGCCCAGACCGTCTGCGCGGCGCGGGCCCGCTCGAAGGCCTTCGCGACGTCCTCGGGCGTGGACTCGGGCAGGTCCGCCAGCTTCTCGCCGGTGAACGGCGTGTGGTTGGCAGTGCGGCCCGAGCCGGCCACACCCTTGGTGAGCTGGGCGACCAGCTCGGGCGTCACCACGTCGGCCGCGGTGCGCGCGCCCTGCGGGGCGGGGGCGACCGGGTTCGTGCCGGTCTTGTCCGTACGGTCCTTGGAGATGGCCTGCGAGTCCGTCATGGCGCGAGCGTAAGCGCCCTTCAACGTTTTGGGTACCCACGGGTAACGAGGTTTCACCAAGCACTCACACGCCGCCAGCGATCGCTGGCAACAAAGCCCCTGATCAGGGCGTTGTCAGGGCCTTCACCCAGAGTTCGTCGGCCTTCACCGATGTTCGCCGATGCCCGCCGGTCAGACTTTGTCGATGTCGAGGTTGGCGATCGCCGCCTTCGCCACCTCACGCCCGCGCTCGGTGAAGTCGCCCTTGCCCGGGTAGTCGATCCACAGCTGGTACATGTCGCCCGACCGGGTCTTGTAGTAGAAGACCTTCGCCTCGCGCGGCTTGGGCGCGTCGGAATCGCTGTCATCCGTGTAGGTGATGGTGTTCTCGGCGGACTCACGGTCGTTGTACGTGGTCCTGGCCGTCCGGCTGTGCGGAACGGGCTTGTCCGCCATCTTCGAGTTGTCACCCTTGTTGATCTCGTCGGAGTCCTTGTAGGCCTGCGCGGACGCGGAGCTCGCGATCCCGTTCACGCTGTCCTCGGACTTCTTCTTGAGCGAGAGGGTGATGGAGACCGCGTAGCTCGGATCCCGGTAGGAGACCCAGTGATCGGTCTTGATGATGCTGTTGTCGGCCTCGAATCTGACGTACTCCGGCGGCGCCGCGAACGTCGCCGCGACCGTCTTCTCCTGATGGTCCTGCCACCCGTCCGGCAGCGGACCCGCGAACGGGTTCGCGATCACCAGGTACGCCGCCACCGCCGCCGCGACGACCGCCGCCCCGACGCCGAGCAGCGCCTTGCGACTGAGGCTGACGCCCTTGCCGCCGGGGCCCGCGAGCTGGACGACCTGGGTGGGCGGCTGCTCCGGCGGGTTGGCCGCGCGTTCCAGAAGGTCCCGCACGCGCGCCGCGTTCGGGCGCCGGGCCGGATCCTTGGCGAGCAGGCCGTTGACGGCCTCGGCGAGCGGGCCCTGGGCCGCGGCGGGCGCCGCCGGGGTCGCGTTGATCACGGACTGGAGCGTCGCCGGCGTGTTGTTGCGGCGGAACGGCGAGACGCCCTCCGTCGCCGCGTACAGGACGACGCCGAGGGACCACAGGTCGGAGGCCGGGCCCGGGCGCTGCCCGAGGACACGCTCCGGGGCGATGAACTCGGGCGAACCGACGAAGCCGCCGGTGTCCGTCAGATTGGTCTCGCCCTCGATCTGCGCGATGCCGAAGTCGGTGAGGACCACACGGTCGTGGCGGCCCAGCATCACGTTGTCGGGCTTCACGTCGCGGTGCAGGACGCCCGCGGCGTGCGCGGCCTCAAGGGCGCCGAGCACTTCGAGGCCGATCCTGGCGGCGTCGCGCGCGCCGAGCGTGCCCTCCTGGAGCACGTCGCCCAGCGTGCGCCCCTGCACGAACTCCATGACGATCCACGGCTGTCCGTCCTCGACGGCGACATCGTGGACGTTGACCACGGCCGGATGGTCGAGCCGGGCCGCCGCACGCGCCTCGCGCCGCATCCGCTCGAAGACGGTGGTCCGCTCACGCTCCGGCAGATGGTCGGGGACGCGCGGCTCCTTGACCGCCACCTCACGGTCCACCGTCTCGTCCTTGGCCCGCCACACGGTGCCCATGCCGCCGTGCCCGAGCTTGCTCAGGAGCCGGTAGCGCCCGCCGATGAGGCGCCCCGCACCGGGCTCGGACTCCGCGCTCTGCCGCGGCGGCACGACCTGGGTGGGCGGCGGCTGGTGCGAGGGCTGCGGCTGGGGATACGCGATGGGGGGCTGCTGCGGAGCCGGGGGCTCCTGGGCGTACGGGTTGCCCTGCTGAGGCGTGTGCGGCTGCTGCGGCGGCTGGAGTCCGAAGCTCGTCGGATCGTTCGGGCCGTACGCGGGTCCCCCGTTGTTACTCATGCCCCCATGCCTACCGTGCGGGACACCTCCGGATCCACTCCGGTCACGCAGTTGTGACCGCCCCGATGCCTCAGCCGCCGGAGGGCACGAAGGTGGCGACCGCCGTGTCGAAGTACCGCTTGGCCTCCGTGATCCGCCCGACCGGCGCCGACACCCACACGTCGTACATCCGGCCGCCCTGCTCCCAGCACAGGTCGTACGTGTGTCTCGCGCCCTCCGCCGTGCTGAAGCCGTTCCACGTGAACCGCCAGAGCGCGGCGGGCCGGCCGCCGTGGGTGGTGTCGGTGACGGAACCGTCGCGATAGCCCGGGTTGTTGGCGGGTCCCTTCGCGTCGGAGCGGCGCTGCACCGCGCCGGGCCCGCCCGGGTCGGGGGCGGCCGCCTTGATGCCGATCCTGAACGTGTCGCCCGGCGACATGTAGAAGATCCGGGGTCCGTCGGGCTTGCGGCTGAAGTCGTCCGGCACGGCCAGGGAGAACCCCTCCGGGTCGACGGCCGTGCGGTAACCGGCGGGCGACGCCGGACGCGTGCCGGTCTGCCGCTCCGTGACCGTGACCGTCGGGCGGGGCTCCGGGGCCGAGTCCGAGGGGGACGCCGCGTCGCCCGTGGGGCCCGGCGCGGACGCCGTGGGGCGGTGGGTGCCGCCGCCGTCGCCGCCGTTCACGAGGAGCGCGGCCGCCGAGACGCCGGCCCCGGCCATCGCGGCGACGAGCGCGGCGGCCGCGAGAACGACCCGGGGCGAACGCTTCTGCGTGGGCTCCGCAGCAGGCGCCGTGGGGGTGTTCCGGGCGGTGGGCGTGTAGCCGGCCACGGCCCGCGGCGTCGTGCCCGTGGCGACGTACGCGCGAAGGAGCCGGTCGGCCTCGTCCAGGCCGAGCCTGAGCGCCGGATCGCGCTCCAGCAGTCCCCGTACGACGGGCAGCAGCGGCTCGGCCTCGGCGGGCGGAATGATCTCGCCGACCACCACGGCGTGCATGATCCCGCCCAGCGAGTCGCGCCGGAACGGTGATTCGCCCGTCAGTGCGGCGCACAGCATCGCGCCGAGCGACCACAGGTCCGACTCGGGCCCGGTCCGCTCCCCCGCCATGCGCTCGGGCGCCGTGTACTCGGGCGAGCCGACGAAGGAACCCGTCTCCGTGAGTGTCGTCGCGCCGCTGACCTGCGCGATCCCGAAGTCCGTGAGCACGACCCGCTCGCTGCCCGCCTCGACGAGCACGTTCGCCGGCTTCAGATCGCGGTGCAGCACCCCCGCCGCGTGCGCGACCCGCAGCGCGCCGAGCAGCGCGATCCCGATCCGGGCCGCCTCCCGCGCGTCGACGGGACCGGTCCGCGAGAGCCGGTCGGCGAGCGAGCCGCCCTCGATCAACTCCATGACGATGTACGGACGTTCACCGTGTTCCACGACGTCATGGACGACGATGACGTTCGGGTGGCTGAGCTGGGCGACCGCGCGGGCCTCGCGCAGGGTGCGGTCCTTCTGGCGGCGGGCCTCGTCGGCGGAGAGCGTCTCGTCGAGCACGAGTTCCTTGACCGCGACGTGCCGCCCGAGCAGCTGGTCGGAGGCGCGCCACACGACGCCCATTCCGCCCCGGCCGATACGCGCCTCGAGCCGGTAACGCCCGGCGATCACACGGACGTTGTCCTCCCACTCGGTCCCCATGCGTTCCATCATGCCGCACGGAACGGGACCCGGAGAGGTGTGCTCCGGGCCGTCAAAGGATCAACGAAACCGCAGGCGGCGCCCGCACACCAGGGGATGCCTACGGTTGCCAGCTCCGCAGGATCGCGTCGAACTGCTGCCGCGCCTCGTCCCAGTCGGCCGACGGCACGGACAGATAGATGGCGTACTCGGTGCCGTCGTTCTCGACGTACGTCTGCTCGATGGCGTGCCGCGGACCCGACGTCGTGTCCTTGTTGCCCGCGGTCCAGGTGAACTCCCACAGGGATCCCGGCCGGTCACGGTACGTGTTGGACTGCAGGTTGACCTGCTGGTAGTCGGGCAGCTTCGTGACCTGCCGCTCCAGGTCCAGCTGGTGGTGGTAGGAGTCAGGCCAGTCGGGGGACTTGTCGACCGCGATCCGCACGAAGTGGGCGCCGCCGTCCGGCGTGTAGTCGACCTGGGAGCCGTCCGCCTGCCGCTTCCAGCCCTTCGGGAGCATGAGGCTGTAGCCCTCGACGTCGTCGATGCGAACCCAGTCGTCCGGGATGCTCCCGGCCTTGTGCCCGCCGCTGCCGGAACCCGACGAGGTACTCGTTGCCTGGTCCTTGCCGGAGTTCGTGTTCGACGAGGTCCGGTGACTCAGGTAGTGGTTCGCGGCGAACGTCCCGCCGCCGCCGACGAGCGCGGCAGCCAGCGCCACGGCGACGACACGCGGCCACTTCCGGCGACCTGCTGCGGGGACCGTCGGCATGACGGCGTGATGCACGCCTATCGCGGTCGACTTCTCCGGGGGCGTCGGTGGCGACGCGACATGCACCTGCGTGGGCACGTAGGCCTGCGCAGCGCTGGACCGCCGCCCCTCGGCGGCCTCGGCGAGCATCGTCTCGGCCTCGTCGGCGGACGGACGCGCCGCCGGGTCCTTGCGCAACAGCGCCTGGATGACGGGCGCGAGGGCGTCCGCGTGCGTGAGTTCGCCCGGCTCGTCCTCGACGACGGCCTGCATCGTGCTGATCGGCGACGTGCGCCGGAACGGGGACTTCCCCTCGACGGCCGTGAACAGCGTGGCGCCGAGCGCCCACAGGTCGGACGCGGGTCCGGGAGCCGCGCCGCTGACCCGCTCGGGCGCCAGATAGTCGACCG encodes the following:
- a CDS encoding serine/threonine-protein kinase, translating into MGTEWEDNVRVIAGRYRLEARIGRGGMGVVWRASDQLLGRHVAVKELVLDETLSADEARRQKDRTLREARAVAQLSHPNVIVVHDVVEHGERPYIVMELIEGGSLADRLSRTGPVDAREAARIGIALLGALRVAHAAGVLHRDLKPANVLVEAGSERVVLTDFGIAQVSGATTLTETGSFVGSPEYTAPERMAGERTGPESDLWSLGAMLCAALTGESPFRRDSLGGIMHAVVVGEIIPPAEAEPLLPVVRGLLERDPALRLGLDEADRLLRAYVATGTTPRAVAGYTPTARNTPTAPAAEPTQKRSPRVVLAAAALVAAMAGAGVSAAALLVNGGDGGGTHRPTASAPGPTGDAASPSDSAPEPRPTVTVTERQTGTRPASPAGYRTAVDPEGFSLAVPDDFSRKPDGPRIFYMSPGDTFRIGIKAAAPDPGGPGAVQRRSDAKGPANNPGYRDGSVTDTTHGGRPAALWRFTWNGFSTAEGARHTYDLCWEQGGRMYDVWVSAPVGRITEAKRYFDTAVATFVPSGG
- a CDS encoding serine/threonine-protein kinase, which produces MSNNGGPAYGPNDPTSFGLQPPQQPHTPQQGNPYAQEPPAPQQPPIAYPQPQPSHQPPPTQVVPPRQSAESEPGAGRLIGGRYRLLSKLGHGGMGTVWRAKDETVDREVAVKEPRVPDHLPERERTTVFERMRREARAAARLDHPAVVNVHDVAVEDGQPWIVMEFVQGRTLGDVLQEGTLGARDAARIGLEVLGALEAAHAAGVLHRDVKPDNVMLGRHDRVVLTDFGIAQIEGETNLTDTGGFVGSPEFIAPERVLGQRPGPASDLWSLGVVLYAATEGVSPFRRNNTPATLQSVINATPAAPAAAQGPLAEAVNGLLAKDPARRPNAARVRDLLERAANPPEQPPTQVVQLAGPGGKGVSLSRKALLGVGAAVVAAAVAAYLVIANPFAGPLPDGWQDHQEKTVAATFAAPPEYVRFEADNSIIKTDHWVSYRDPSYAVSITLSLKKKSEDSVNGIASSASAQAYKDSDEINKGDNSKMADKPVPHSRTARTTYNDRESAENTITYTDDSDSDAPKPREAKVFYYKTRSGDMYQLWIDYPGKGDFTERGREVAKAAIANLDIDKV
- a CDS encoding succinic semialdehyde dehydrogenase; protein product: MTDSQAISKDRTDKTGTNPVAPAPQGARTAADVVTPELVAQLTKGVAGSGRTANHTPFTGEKLADLPESTPEDVAKAFERARAAQTVWAKVPARQRAAVLLRFHDLVLARQAEVLDLIQLETGKARLHAHEEVQAVAVAARHYGRKAPAYLKPKRHTGAVPTLTKVTELRQPRGVVGQIAPWNYPFELSVGDALPAFVSGNAVVMKPDTETCLTALWARDLLIEAGLPAEVFQVVLGEGPVVGPELVKHADYVSFTGSTRTGREVAQGAAARLVGVSLELGGKNAMLVLEDADIDKAAAGAVRACFSSAGQLCISIERLYVHESIADAFVERFATRTRAMRLGKSLAYGADMGSLVGERQLETVTRHVDEAVAKGAKLVAGGVARPDIGPYFFEPTILDGVEAPMAVCNEETFGPVVSIYRFTDEDEVIGLANGTPYGLNSSVWTKDAKRGHAVASRLRTGTVNINEGYAPAYGSVQSPMGGMKDSGLGRRHGSEGILKYTEAQTVAHQRIMPMAPSFGMTDEKYAAFMSRSLKAMKTFRLR